From Novosphingobium decolorationis, one genomic window encodes:
- the plsX gene encoding phosphate acyltransferase PlsX — MSLPRIAIDAMGGDEGVRVMIEGAALARRRHDQFQFLLVGDEERIKNALQDHPNLRASSEIIHTDGVISGEDKPSQALRRSKGTSMGRAIEAVKAGDAGAAVSGGNTGALMAISKLTLRTMPGIDRPALAALMPTLGDNDLIMLDLGANTECDSRNLVQFAIMGAAYARVVSGRAEPRVRLLNIGTEEIKGTELLRDASAILREAAKELSISFDGFTEADKMAHGNVDVVVTDGFSGNIALKAVEGTARFVADLLRRSFSSSLRSKIGFLISRPATELLKHHLDPNNHNGAVFLGLNGIVVKSHGGASAAGVANAVAVTARLLEERVTERISADLARVGDSSLWMPGAQEERA; from the coding sequence ATGAGTTTGCCGCGTATCGCCATCGATGCGATGGGCGGCGACGAGGGGGTGCGCGTCATGATCGAGGGCGCTGCACTTGCGCGCCGTCGTCATGACCAGTTCCAGTTTCTGCTCGTCGGCGACGAAGAGCGGATCAAGAATGCGCTTCAGGATCATCCGAACCTGCGCGCCTCGTCCGAGATCATCCATACCGATGGTGTGATCAGTGGCGAGGACAAGCCGAGTCAGGCTCTTCGCCGTTCCAAGGGGACGTCGATGGGGCGTGCCATCGAGGCGGTGAAGGCAGGTGATGCCGGCGCCGCCGTCAGTGGTGGCAACACCGGCGCGCTGATGGCCATTTCCAAGTTGACCCTGCGCACCATGCCGGGGATCGACCGGCCTGCACTCGCCGCACTCATGCCCACGCTCGGCGACAACGACCTGATCATGCTTGATCTGGGCGCCAACACCGAGTGTGACAGCCGCAACCTGGTCCAGTTCGCGATCATGGGCGCGGCCTATGCGCGCGTCGTGTCCGGCCGGGCCGAACCGCGCGTGCGTCTGCTCAACATCGGCACCGAAGAGATCAAGGGCACCGAGCTTCTGCGCGATGCCTCCGCGATCCTGCGCGAGGCGGCCAAGGAACTGTCGATCTCCTTCGACGGATTCACCGAGGCCGACAAGATGGCGCATGGCAATGTCGATGTCGTGGTGACCGATGGCTTCTCGGGCAATATCGCCCTCAAGGCCGTGGAAGGGACTGCGCGTTTCGTCGCGGACCTCCTGCGCCGCAGTTTTTCCAGTTCGCTGCGCTCGAAGATCGGTTTCCTGATCTCGCGCCCTGCCACCGAACTGCTCAAGCACCATCTTGACCCCAACAATCATAACGGTGCGGTCTTCCTGGGTCTGAACGGCATTGTCGTGAAGAGCCACGGGGGCGCCAGCGCCGCAGGTGTCGCAAATGCGGTCGCCGTGACCGCCCGCCTTCTGGAGGAACGAGTGACCGAGCGTATCAGCGCCGACCTGGCCCGCGTAGGCGATTCATCGCTGTGGATGCCGGGTGCCCAGGAAGAGCGCGCCTGA
- a CDS encoding ATP-dependent DNA helicase: MSAPRHPALHASHSGCWLHDGQGSARALSKGQAVTAVADAPHLILNAPLLATRLGYPDLAGLDLLELYAFIHPARFVVPTPKGLADALGLPRPDADSEVPELLQRAAMRLLETCEQPDWAEREGAWTSLQSLVKMRWPWAKLLAPRLAKPQKAERWIFTRLPEWEESPEPPQPRQLNIPDGAVLDRLAHLTGQGAEERAGQKDFAVEAAHAFAPRTRAGLPHVVLAQAGTGVGKTLGYLSPASVWSEASGGTVWVSTYTKALQRQLRKESRRAWPETRPDGSQPVVVRKGRENYLCLLNLEDALQGGFAGRAAILAHLVGRWAAYTQDGDMIGGDLPGWLGTLFHKRGIAALTDQRGECVYAGCPHYRKCFIERATRASVNADLVIGNHALVMINAARGRDVASRPTRIVFDEGHHVFDAADSTFAAELSGTEMIELRRWVIGPEKKSRGRRRGLAARLADVASYDDEGDKAILTALSAAEALPSDGWLQRINDGEPSGPLEELLAAVRATVYARDESGGQEAGYGLETEAAGLEGPFVEASQAARLALSELRRPLIQLGLRLEALLEDGPDWLDGQGRARIEGARHSLTWRIDLLVAWENLLERLGGPADPEYVDWLALARSEAREFDIGIHRHWLDPMKPFAKVVLEPAHGVIMTSATLRDGDSWDRAIARSGAPHIEVSPRLSLSPSPFDYAAQAEVLIVRDVPRGDIAALAAAYGRLIEASGGGVLGLFTAIRRLRAVHGRIADRLARGGLPVYAQHVDPIDTGTLVDIFRDDPGASLLGTDALRDGVDVPGHSLRTVIMEQVPWPRPTILHRARRMAGGGSAYDDSIIRARLAQAFGRLIRSKEDRGHFIVLSSAFPSRLLDAFPEGTPISRISLDEALQRVAGHVSGNPIATPADRTDRG, from the coding sequence ATGTCCGCGCCCCGACACCCTGCTCTTCACGCCAGCCACAGCGGCTGCTGGCTGCACGACGGACAGGGAAGCGCGCGCGCCCTTTCCAAGGGGCAGGCCGTCACCGCAGTCGCCGATGCTCCGCACCTGATCCTCAATGCCCCGCTGCTCGCCACGCGGCTTGGCTATCCCGATCTTGCCGGGCTCGACCTGCTCGAACTCTACGCCTTCATTCACCCAGCCCGCTTTGTCGTGCCCACGCCCAAGGGTCTCGCCGATGCGCTGGGCCTGCCGCGGCCCGACGCTGACAGCGAAGTGCCCGAACTTCTCCAGCGCGCCGCGATGCGCCTCCTGGAAACCTGCGAACAGCCCGACTGGGCCGAGCGCGAGGGGGCCTGGACCTCGCTGCAATCGCTGGTGAAGATGCGCTGGCCCTGGGCCAAGCTTCTCGCCCCGCGCCTCGCCAAGCCGCAGAAGGCCGAGCGCTGGATCTTCACGCGCCTTCCGGAGTGGGAGGAATCGCCTGAGCCGCCCCAGCCGCGCCAGCTCAACATCCCCGATGGCGCCGTTCTCGACCGCCTCGCCCACCTCACCGGGCAAGGCGCCGAGGAGCGCGCGGGCCAGAAGGACTTCGCGGTCGAGGCCGCCCACGCCTTTGCGCCGCGCACCCGCGCAGGCCTTCCCCATGTCGTTCTGGCCCAGGCGGGTACAGGCGTCGGCAAGACGCTGGGTTACCTCTCGCCTGCGTCGGTCTGGAGCGAGGCCAGCGGCGGCACAGTCTGGGTCTCGACCTACACCAAGGCGCTGCAGCGCCAGCTGCGCAAGGAAAGCCGCCGCGCCTGGCCCGAGACGCGGCCCGATGGCTCGCAGCCGGTCGTCGTGCGCAAGGGGCGCGAGAATTACCTGTGCCTCCTGAACCTTGAAGATGCCCTCCAGGGCGGCTTCGCCGGACGGGCCGCCATCCTCGCCCACCTGGTGGGGCGCTGGGCTGCCTACACGCAGGACGGCGACATGATCGGCGGGGATCTGCCCGGCTGGCTCGGCACCCTGTTCCACAAACGCGGCATCGCGGCATTGACCGACCAGCGTGGCGAATGCGTCTATGCAGGCTGCCCGCACTACCGCAAATGCTTCATCGAGCGCGCCACACGCGCCAGCGTCAACGCGGACCTTGTCATTGGAAACCACGCGCTGGTGATGATCAATGCGGCGCGTGGCCGCGATGTCGCCTCGCGCCCGACCCGCATCGTCTTCGACGAAGGCCATCACGTCTTCGACGCGGCCGATTCGACCTTCGCTGCCGAGCTTTCGGGCACCGAGATGATCGAGCTGCGGCGCTGGGTGATCGGCCCAGAGAAGAAATCGCGCGGACGCCGCCGCGGCCTCGCGGCCCGCCTTGCCGATGTCGCCAGTTACGACGACGAAGGCGACAAGGCGATCCTGACCGCCCTTTCCGCCGCCGAAGCCCTGCCGTCCGACGGTTGGCTGCAGCGCATCAACGACGGCGAGCCCTCCGGTCCCCTGGAAGAGCTGCTCGCAGCCGTTCGCGCCACCGTCTACGCGCGCGATGAGAGCGGCGGGCAGGAAGCCGGGTATGGCCTCGAAACCGAAGCCGCCGGGCTCGAAGGGCCCTTCGTCGAGGCATCGCAGGCCGCACGCCTTGCCCTTTCGGAGCTGCGCCGTCCGCTGATCCAGCTCGGCCTTCGTCTCGAGGCCCTGCTCGAGGACGGGCCGGACTGGCTTGACGGCCAGGGCCGCGCGCGCATCGAGGGCGCACGCCATTCGCTGACCTGGCGCATCGACCTGCTGGTCGCCTGGGAGAACCTACTCGAGCGCCTCGGCGGTCCGGCCGACCCCGAATATGTCGACTGGCTCGCCCTTGCCCGTTCCGAGGCGCGCGAATTCGACATCGGCATCCACCGCCACTGGCTCGATCCGATGAAGCCTTTCGCCAAGGTCGTGCTCGAACCTGCGCACGGGGTCATCATGACGTCTGCCACCTTGCGCGACGGTGACAGCTGGGATCGCGCCATCGCGCGCTCGGGCGCGCCGCATATCGAGGTAAGCCCGCGCCTTTCGCTCAGCCCCAGCCCGTTCGACTATGCCGCGCAGGCCGAAGTCCTGATCGTGCGCGATGTCCCGCGCGGCGACATTGCCGCGCTCGCCGCCGCCTACGGCCGCCTGATTGAGGCTTCGGGCGGGGGCGTGCTTGGCCTGTTCACCGCGATCCGCCGTCTTCGTGCCGTTCATGGACGTATCGCGGACCGGCTCGCGCGGGGTGGCCTTCCGGTCTACGCCCAGCACGTCGATCCCATCGACACGGGCACGCTGGTCGATATCTTTCGCGATGATCCGGGCGCCTCGCTGCTCGGCACGGACGCGCTGCGCGACGGCGTGGACGTTCCCGGCCACTCACTTCGCACCGTCATCATGGAGCAGGTCCCCTGGCCCCGGCCCACGATCCTGCACCGCGCGCGGCGTATGGCAGGCGGCGGCTCGGCGTACGACGACAGCATCATCCGGGCCCGCCTCGCGCAGGCATTCGGGCGCCTTATCCGCAGCAAGGAGGATCGCGGGCACTTCATCGTGCTGTCCTCGGCCTTTCCCTCGCGCCTGCTCGACGCCTTCCCCGAAGGCACCCCCATCTCGCGAATTTCGCTCGACGAGGCTTTACAGCGCGTCGCCGGTCATGTTTCAGGGAATCCGATCGCGACCCCGGCCGACCGGACCGATCGCGGATGA
- a CDS encoding lysine--tRNA ligase, with protein sequence MTENALIEAARVSKAWPFQEAQKLLKRYPNGKSAADGSPEPILFETGYGPSGLPHIGTFQEVLRTTLVRRAYEALVGAKPEDGVTRLVAFSDDMDGLRKVPDNIPQAELLAANLGKPLSRIPDPFGKFESFAHHNNAMLREFLDRFGFDYEFVSASDRYNSGRFDNALSSILSNYDAIMGVMLPTLREERRKTYSPVLPVSPTTGVVLQVPVEVLDPATGMIRFTDEDGTTVEQSVFGGQAKLQWKVDWAMRWVDLGVDYEMCGKDLTDSVTQSGKIAKILGARRPEGLIYELFLDENGEKISKSKGNGLTIEQWLTYGTEESLGFYLFREPKSAKQLHIDVIPKAVDEYWQFYGNLPKQALDKQLGNPVWHLLRANGQDQNDVPAPPVTFALLLNLVGVLGANATREQVWSYLANYVESADPAEHPALDAMVSCALAYNRDYIAPTLQRRKPEGGEVAALAELDAQLAKVEANASAEELQNIVYEIGKDEQYGFESLRDWFKAQYETLLGSSQGPRMGSFIALYGVPETRKLIAEALA encoded by the coding sequence ATGACTGAAAATGCCCTGATCGAAGCCGCCCGTGTGTCCAAGGCCTGGCCCTTCCAGGAGGCCCAGAAACTGCTCAAGCGCTATCCCAATGGCAAGAGCGCAGCAGACGGTTCTCCAGAGCCTATCCTGTTCGAGACGGGATATGGCCCTTCGGGGCTGCCGCATATCGGGACGTTCCAGGAAGTCCTGCGCACCACGCTGGTGCGCCGGGCCTACGAGGCGCTGGTCGGAGCGAAGCCCGAGGACGGCGTGACCCGGCTGGTTGCGTTCTCGGATGACATGGACGGCCTGCGCAAGGTGCCGGACAACATTCCCCAGGCTGAACTTCTGGCTGCGAACCTTGGCAAGCCGCTCAGCCGGATCCCCGATCCGTTCGGCAAGTTCGAGAGTTTTGCGCATCATAACAACGCGATGCTGCGTGAATTTCTCGATCGCTTCGGGTTCGACTACGAGTTCGTTTCGGCCAGCGATCGGTACAATTCGGGTCGCTTCGACAATGCCCTGAGCAGCATTCTGAGCAACTACGATGCCATCATGGGCGTGATGCTGCCCACGCTGCGCGAGGAGCGTCGCAAGACCTATTCGCCGGTGCTGCCGGTATCTCCGACGACGGGCGTGGTCCTGCAGGTTCCGGTCGAGGTCCTCGATCCGGCGACGGGCATGATCCGTTTCACCGACGAGGATGGCACGACTGTCGAGCAGAGCGTGTTCGGTGGTCAGGCCAAGCTGCAGTGGAAGGTCGACTGGGCCATGCGCTGGGTGGACCTGGGCGTCGATTACGAGATGTGCGGCAAGGACCTGACCGATTCGGTGACGCAGTCGGGCAAGATCGCCAAGATCCTCGGGGCTCGCCGTCCCGAAGGGCTGATCTACGAATTGTTCCTCGACGAGAACGGCGAGAAGATCTCCAAGTCCAAGGGCAATGGTCTCACCATCGAGCAGTGGCTGACCTACGGCACCGAGGAATCTCTCGGCTTCTACCTGTTCCGCGAGCCCAAGAGCGCCAAGCAGCTGCATATCGACGTGATCCCGAAGGCCGTCGACGAGTACTGGCAGTTCTATGGCAACCTGCCCAAGCAGGCGCTCGACAAGCAGCTGGGCAACCCGGTGTGGCATCTGCTGCGCGCCAACGGCCAGGACCAGAACGACGTTCCCGCACCGCCGGTGACCTTCGCGCTGCTCCTGAACCTTGTCGGTGTGCTGGGCGCCAACGCCACGCGTGAGCAGGTCTGGTCCTACCTCGCCAACTACGTGGAGAGCGCCGATCCGGCCGAGCATCCCGCGCTCGACGCGATGGTGAGCTGCGCGCTCGCCTACAACCGCGACTACATCGCGCCGACCCTCCAGCGCCGCAAGCCCGAGGGCGGGGAAGTGGCCGCGCTTGCCGAGCTCGATGCGCAGCTGGCCAAGGTCGAGGCCAACGCCTCGGCCGAGGAGCTGCAGAACATCGTCTACGAGATCGGCAAGGACGAGCAGTACGGCTTTGAAAGCCTGCGCGACTGGTTCAAGGCGCAGTACGAGACGCTGCTCGGCTCCAGCCAGGGGCCGCGCATGGGCAGCTTCATCGCGCTCTACGGTGTCCCCGAGACGCGCAAGCTGATTGCCGAAGCGCTGGCCTGA
- a CDS encoding integration host factor subunit alpha, with protein sequence MQSVDTLTRAELADAIHRQLGLSRAESLSMVESILQHMVTALSDGENVKISGFGTFLLRDKGERMGRNPKTGVEVPITPRRVLTFRASQMLKDRIAGA encoded by the coding sequence ATGCAGTCAGTGGATACATTGACGCGAGCAGAACTCGCGGACGCGATTCATCGTCAACTCGGACTGTCGAGGGCGGAGTCGCTCTCCATGGTGGAATCTATCCTCCAGCACATGGTGACAGCGCTCAGTGACGGCGAGAACGTGAAGATCTCCGGCTTCGGAACATTCCTCCTGCGCGACAAGGGTGAGCGCATGGGGCGTAATCCCAAGACCGGGGTGGAGGTGCCGATTACGCCGCGGCGTGTCCTCACCTTCCGGGCCAGCCAGATGCTGAAGGACCGCATTGCCGGGGCCTGA
- a CDS encoding beta-ketoacyl-ACP synthase III, which produces MMRRSVLLGTGSALPEKVVSNSELAQRVDTSDEWIVERTGITQRYIAGPDETTSSLATKAALKAIEAAGIEAASIDLIVLATATPDQTFPATATTVQHNLGCGGCIAFDVAAVCSGFLYAVGVADSMLRSGMAQRALVIGAETFSRILDWEDRTTCVLFGDGAGAIVIEAQEQAEGETPRGILATKLHADGAHNQLLYVDGGPSTTGTVGKLRMKGREVFRHAVVNLAQVLHEVLEAEGLTTADIDWLVPHQANARILDGTAKKLSLSPEKVVKTVGEHANTSAASVPLALDQAVRDGRITQGDLVVLEAMGGGFTWGASLLRV; this is translated from the coding sequence CTGATGCGCCGTTCGGTTCTGCTCGGTACCGGTTCGGCCCTCCCCGAAAAGGTTGTCTCCAACAGCGAACTCGCCCAGCGTGTCGACACCAGCGATGAATGGATCGTCGAACGTACCGGGATCACCCAGCGCTATATCGCGGGTCCTGACGAAACGACGTCGAGCCTTGCCACCAAGGCGGCGCTGAAGGCGATCGAGGCCGCGGGCATCGAAGCGGCCAGCATCGATCTCATCGTCCTGGCAACGGCCACGCCCGACCAGACGTTCCCGGCAACGGCGACCACGGTGCAGCACAATCTGGGCTGCGGCGGATGCATCGCCTTTGACGTGGCGGCCGTCTGTTCGGGCTTCCTCTATGCCGTGGGCGTGGCCGACTCGATGCTGCGTTCGGGCATGGCCCAGCGCGCGCTCGTGATCGGTGCCGAGACGTTCAGCCGCATCCTCGACTGGGAAGACCGCACGACCTGCGTCCTCTTCGGTGATGGTGCGGGGGCGATCGTGATCGAGGCACAGGAGCAGGCCGAGGGTGAAACGCCCCGCGGCATTCTTGCGACCAAGCTCCACGCCGATGGTGCCCACAACCAGCTGCTCTATGTCGATGGTGGTCCCTCGACCACCGGAACCGTTGGCAAGCTGCGCATGAAGGGCCGTGAAGTGTTCCGTCATGCCGTGGTGAACCTAGCCCAGGTGCTTCACGAAGTGCTCGAGGCGGAAGGTCTGACCACGGCGGATATCGACTGGCTGGTGCCGCACCAGGCCAATGCGCGTATCCTGGATGGTACCGCCAAGAAGCTTTCGCTCTCGCCCGAGAAGGTCGTCAAGACCGTGGGGGAGCATGCGAATACTTCAGCCGCTTCGGTTCCGCTGGCGCTTGACCAGGCCGTACGCGATGGCCGGATCACGCAGGGCGACCTTGTCGTGCTGGAAGCCATGGGTGGTGGTTTCACTTGGGGCGCGAGCCTTCTGCGGGTCTGA
- a CDS encoding mechanosensitive ion channel family protein: MNYIETLTKELEGMAMGFFQLLPSFAIALGIVILTRIMVGIFVRIVSRVTQRANLRTDLQQLFETLTKLAVWILGILIALTVAIPSFTPAGAVAGLGVGALAIGFAFQDIFENFLAGVLIMLREKMNIGDSIACNGIMGSVERITLRETYVRQFSGELTVVPNSMLFKNPVDIFNDQAVRREQVVVGVSYDTDLETAEATIRKAVESIAEVDKNKGVLVFAQEFGASSVDFLVLWWSNTGEQDKRLTKSHVIMAIKKALDDAEIEIPFPYVTHTFKEALPVEKAPLAANES, from the coding sequence GTGAATTATATCGAGACCCTGACCAAGGAGCTGGAAGGCATGGCCATGGGCTTCTTCCAGCTCTTGCCCTCGTTCGCCATTGCCCTTGGCATCGTCATACTCACCCGGATCATGGTCGGCATTTTCGTGCGCATCGTCAGCCGGGTCACCCAGCGCGCCAACCTGCGCACCGACCTCCAGCAGCTCTTCGAAACACTGACCAAGCTGGCCGTCTGGATCCTGGGCATCCTGATCGCGCTGACCGTCGCGATCCCCAGCTTCACCCCGGCAGGCGCCGTTGCAGGTCTGGGTGTCGGTGCTCTGGCCATCGGCTTTGCCTTCCAGGACATCTTCGAGAACTTCCTTGCTGGCGTCCTCATCATGCTGCGCGAGAAGATGAACATCGGCGATTCGATCGCGTGCAACGGCATCATGGGCTCGGTCGAGCGCATCACCCTTCGCGAGACCTACGTGCGCCAGTTCTCGGGCGAGCTGACCGTCGTGCCCAACTCGATGCTGTTCAAGAACCCGGTCGACATCTTCAACGACCAGGCCGTGCGCCGCGAACAGGTCGTCGTCGGCGTGTCCTACGACACCGACCTCGAGACCGCCGAGGCCACCATCCGCAAGGCCGTGGAAAGCATTGCCGAAGTCGACAAGAACAAGGGCGTCCTGGTCTTCGCGCAGGAGTTCGGCGCAAGTTCGGTCGACTTCCTGGTGCTGTGGTGGAGCAACACCGGCGAGCAGGACAAGCGCCTGACCAAGAGCCACGTGATCATGGCGATCAAGAAGGCGCTCGACGACGCCGAGATCGAGATCCCCTTCCCCTACGTCACGCACACCTTCAAGGAAGCGCTTCCGGTCGAAAAGGCGCCGCTGGCCGCTAACGAATCCTGA
- the rpmF gene encoding 50S ribosomal protein L32, whose product MAVPKRKTTPSRRGMRRSHDALKVEAFHECPNCGELKRPHNLCNACGHYNGREIVAVEI is encoded by the coding sequence TCCCCAAAAGAAAAACCACCCCGTCCCGCCGGGGCATGCGTCGCAGCCATGACGCGCTCAAGGTCGAGGCCTTTCACGAGTGCCCGAACTGTGGTGAGCTGAAGCGCCCGCACAACCTCTGCAACGCTTGTGGTCACTACAACGGCCGTGAGATCGTCGCGGTCGAAATCTAA
- a CDS encoding MerR family transcriptional regulator gives MLKTSSSNLKAAHGAPGSHKQPGALRTIGEVSALLGLRQHVLRYWETQFPMLQPVKRSGSRRYYRPEDIALLRRIDDLVHREGYTLRGASQLLEQDASGGEAQRLSNSSEDSGLNSDDSMRKTLSKIREKLRSALEAG, from the coding sequence ATTCTGAAGACTTCTTCCAGCAATTTGAAGGCAGCGCACGGAGCGCCGGGCTCGCACAAGCAGCCCGGCGCTCTGCGCACGATCGGCGAGGTCAGCGCCTTGCTGGGCCTGCGCCAGCATGTCCTGCGCTATTGGGAAACCCAGTTCCCGATGCTGCAGCCGGTCAAGCGCAGTGGTTCGCGGCGCTACTACCGTCCCGAGGACATCGCGCTGCTGCGACGGATCGACGATCTGGTCCATCGCGAAGGGTATACATTGCGCGGCGCGAGCCAGCTTCTGGAGCAGGATGCGTCTGGCGGGGAGGCCCAGCGGCTGTCGAACTCGTCCGAAGACTCGGGTCTGAATTCAGACGACTCAATGCGGAAAACCCTTAGTAAAATTCGTGAAAAGCTCCGGTCGGCACTTGAGGCTGGTTAA
- a CDS encoding SixA phosphatase family protein: MKTLGIFRHAKSDWNDARLRDFDRPLNARGRKGAAIMGLHIRDHAQNWSRILASPAVRVTQTLDLASEAAGAAPSITWDRRIYLASSATLIDVLREQDGDPASIMMVGHNPGLEDLIFDLVPDDGNSPLRDIVEEKLPTAAFAVLQLDIDSWDKVDMGCASLVHLQRPRDLDPDLGPNANF; the protein is encoded by the coding sequence ATGAAGACCCTTGGAATTTTTCGCCACGCCAAGTCGGACTGGAACGATGCGCGCCTCCGCGACTTCGACCGCCCCCTGAACGCGCGCGGCCGCAAGGGCGCGGCAATCATGGGCCTGCACATCCGCGACCATGCCCAGAACTGGAGCCGCATTCTCGCCTCGCCTGCCGTCCGCGTCACCCAGACGCTCGACCTTGCCAGCGAAGCCGCCGGCGCGGCCCCGTCGATCACCTGGGACCGGCGCATCTACCTCGCCAGTTCCGCCACGCTCATCGACGTACTGCGGGAACAGGACGGCGACCCCGCCTCGATCATGATGGTGGGCCACAATCCCGGCCTCGAAGACCTCATCTTCGATCTTGTGCCCGACGATGGAAACAGCCCGCTGCGCGACATCGTGGAGGAGAAGCTGCCGACCGCCGCGTTCGCAGTGCTCCAGCTCGACATCGACAGCTGGGACAAGGTCGACATGGGGTGCGCCAGCCTCGTGCACCTGCAGCGCCCCCGCGACCTTGATCCGGACCTGGGTCCGAACGCCAACTTCTAA